The window TCATCAAGAAGATTGCATTACTCTTCTATGCAGTTATCTGTCTCTGCATTATTCCTATTATAAAATTTTTCCAAGCATTATGAAATTCAAATTATAAAGGTGAATGCCTTTTGCTTTGCTGAACTCAAGACACAAGAGGTGAAAATGGAAAATTGTCTTACCCGCATCTCAAATTGAATTCTCCATCACAATATGCACCAAAAGGTTGAAGAATCAGGGATAGGCTAGCTGTGAGGGTCTTTATAATCACCTGCACAGGTACAAAGTACTTAACCAATATGCTCTCAAAATCATAAATTCCATTTCAACTAGCTGGACAAGTGGTCATACATATTGAAATATACCAAATTTGATAATCTGGTAAAACCTCACACCCATTCTCCATGGTTTCAATATGTAATTCACAGGGAAGTGATGGTGTATGATCCCTTTTTCAGAAGCACCATGCAAAAGAGGTTCCCCAGAATCTCCGCCACCCTCCCTCTTCAAAAATGCAATTGTCCTTTCTTCACCAcctatatacaaaatatatacattttttttcaaattaaatAAGAGCGATAGATGGAGAGCTTCCAAATTATTAATGAACCGGTTCCATATAGTATTTTTATCATGTTAATCCTACTTTCCTTGTATAAAAAAGCAATTAATGGGAAAATATACATAGGGATGCATTGTTTGTTTGTCCAAGGTGACATTTTTAGTAGTTATACACAGGTTCATTTTATTAAGCCTCTTCTCTCGGGTAAATTCCCTCGAATAGAATCCTTGATAACAACGATACTGTTATCTCAGGAATTTAGGCAGATAGAATGGTGGATGCCTTTGCATAACCTTATCGAACAATAGTTCCAGTTGTTCTGGGGTGAATATAGACTAGCTGTATACATGGAAAACCTGTATCCAGTTATGGAGgtacatattatatataaagGACCATAAATGAAATCATGCCTCATTCCAATGCCAAAGGTCTGTTTCTGTTACTTGGtgtgttgaaaaatttatgaatgcCCATAAATTGGTCATCCTGCCAAAGTTTTGCCCAAATTGAAAGCACAATAATATGTAGCTAGTCATTGACAAAGTCCATGGGGTTAGacaggccacaaaccaaacataACCCAACTACCTGCATTGTTTTAACATATCCATCCCCACGTTCCCTcaaaatgggaaaaaaagatTGGTGCATCATAGCAACATCATAAATGTGACAGATCTATTGCAAAAAGAGTAGACCGTAGATCAATCTTTAACTAAATGTATAAGTGCAAGTAGCACCCTGAGAGTGGCAATGAAAGTTAGAATGTCTAAGAAAACAGCTCACCTAAACAAGCAGTAATATATCTTCCAAAGCAATACATAGCAAATGCTTCATAGGCGTCACGCAGGATGCCACAGTACACGCTAGTGTCAGGATTTACCAATGAAACATACTGTTGCAGAGGAGAAGCAAAGATCATCAAATACGCAACTAAAATATCTGAAGAGCCCtaatccaacaaaaaaaaacagaagttgCTTTGGAGATATTACCGACTCAACTGCATAGCAAGGGACCATCAAGATAACACCGAGAACAAATTTCTGTTCCTGGAAAAACACAAAAACGAAATGGATATTGTTTGCAGACATGACAAACCTTAGTATTGATAACATGGTGGAGTTCCAAAGCAAACCTCTGGATTGTTGTATGCTGAAAGGTGCTGGAATATCAAGTACATAGAGAGGGAAACAGAAAGCAGCATGAAGAACCCTGAAATTAGTATGGCCCATGTGGGTGCTGCATATTCGGCCATCAAAGGCAGGAAGAGCGCAGGATTGACCCTCATGACAGCTGGTAACACTTCCTTGAAGTCCAATAAACTTATAAGGACTCAACATCATATAGTCTCCTTAACCATAAGGCGGAGCATTTCAATTGAATGGGCTTGGTATCATATACATATAACCCAATGCTGCCACCATATGAATCAAATTCCCAACCCAAATAGTTTACTATCTGCAAGGAAAATGTCTAAATAATGTAAATCTACCAACAGCACGAAATTTCATATGAGAATTGGGAAATTGAGTGACTAATAGACCACCCTATTTAGAGATAACGGTGAATAATTGAGTATGTAAATAAAATCTCCTTGCCTACTCCAACAGGCCTATAGGAATAGGAGTGAGCAGAAATGTAGAATTACACAGTGTGCTGACTAAACGAATTCACCGTTTTAATAGATTCAGTTATGCAAGAAAAACTTCTTTCCCCCATAAACACAATCCAACTAGGCAACTAGTATAGGCAACGATAGTTGCACAAAGTCTAGCTAATAAACCCgctcacatattttttttctctgtccaTAAATCCACGAGCAACTGAAGATAATTCTCACGGCTAATGCCCTTCATACCATAGGCGCGACCAAAATCCACCGCTAAGGCAAAGTTACAGAGCAATCAGATGGGGTTCGTCTCGAATTGAACAACCCGGCTTGCGGAGCTGAACTCCTAAAAACCTAACTAACACAAAATAGATGACGCGGTTGCAATCTAGGTTGGGACGGAATCGAATTCGAAACAATCGAAGAGCCTTAGGGGAAAAGCCAAAAGAGAGACACCCACCCAAGCTAGGGTGGAATCGAAATCGAGTACCTGGGCAGGTGAGCGCGAACTGGCGTGGGCGGCGTGGCCAGTTCGACGATCGCCGGAGCAGTTTGGGGGtttgggggcggcggcgcggcggcgttcgTCGCGCGTCGGCGGTGTCGTGGGCCAGCCGAAACGCGAGGAGAGTAGATGCGCTGACGTGGCGTCGATAGCTTTCACGGCTCCAGCTGGAAAGTTCGGGAGTAACACGGCGTGTTTAGCGAGAAAAtctcttgattttctttttaaagaCCAAGAAGAAAACCATTGGGAACTCGTTGAGCATACATCAATTGCTTCACGCGAACGAGAATCACGCCTTCCACCGCGCGAGCGATATTCAACTGTGGCATATATTTAGGATGTAGTGATGTAGTACTACCGAATTAATTGCTTAGTTAAGGGTCATTTGCGAATATGATGTTGCGAAAAATATACTAAAACATAATGAGCCGTTTAATGCGTTTTCAGGGAACTTTTATTATCTCCTTTGAAACATGAAACGCatgattaaaaaaacagagaaatagaaaataaaattgtaAGTGTAAAATATAgaactataaaataaaatataggaaaaatttaGGAATAATTGCTTGATTAGACAGcaagaaaacatatatgaatTAGAGGAGATCAAAGGAAACTTTCCTTGGGGTTCAATCTCATatttaaaattcctccaaaatatATACAGATAGAGGCATTTCTTAGAAATATTGTAGGATTCAATAgtatccatttttttttgaaagggtCATAGAAGAAAGGCAGAAAATGTTATATAATTTAATTCCTACAAAATTTAGTGTTTTTCCTTCAAATCAGGGCAAGCTCAATATATATGGTGTAGCGTGAATAACGATATTGTTAGCAAGATCTTTTACGTGCCTGGAGCAATGAAGCCGGTAGCACCACTGCTATCCATGAACAAGCTACAGCCAAGCAGagacttaaaaaaagaaaatcacaaaGATTTGTGCTCCTTTTGTTTATAAACTTGTGTGTAAGAACTGAGTTTGTTCGCTCGGAATTTATGTGGTTGTATGTACCCCATTGGTGTATAGAAGCCAGGTTTTATAAATTCctattatctaaaaagaaagaaaatcacaAATCTTGAATGACACAAAGTTTATCCTTCAACTAGAACATCAATTACTGTTAGGCTCATTGTTTGGAGGAGCTGAGAAATAACCGGCGGGTATCCAGTTGAGCGCTGAAGAAGTTACGTTTATTGTCTAAATTCTATATATACTTATTGAGAACCGAGAGTAAAATCAAAGACAATTTGAGTACTAGAGATTCTAGGAGTGGAGTAGCTGTTGCGGCCAGGGTTCAATATTTTGGTTTGAAATTTTAGGAATCGCAACCCCCAACCCCAAAAAgatcgttaaaaaaaataaatttaatcaaaactTGTTTAAATTTCAAGTTTTTAAGGTCAAAATTTTCGGGCAATTCGGGAaattttgtttctctggatGATCAAAAGTATTTTTGATTTGCAAGATATAGAACTTTGGCTGCTACTAAGGCTGCATTTGGTACCACCAATTAGAAACTTGTCTCTCACGCACGTATAACAAAGCaagttattactccctccgtcccataatataaggtattttgatttttttcttgtattgtttgactactcgtattattcaaaaaattttggaattattatttttttgacttactttattatccaaagtactttaagcacaacttttcgttttttatatttgcacaaattcttcaaataagatgagtggtcaaacaatgcaaataaaaactcaaaatcacttatattatgggacggagggagtagcataagattaattaaatattagctaaaaactttttaaaataggataatatgatttttttaaaagcaatgttagtatataaaaattttataagagACGCATCGTATTTTAGTAAGCGTGCGAAAAAAATAAGAGAAATGTTATGGGATGTTCCATACACTCGCACGTACTACAATAATTAGGTTTTACGAAGTCCATGGGCATGGAGTCATGGACAACGTATTCACTAATCATTGAAAAGAACAGGTGCGTGcatatgggaaaaaaaagaaaagagaaatagaAAACTAAAAAAGGATAGAGATAATAGGAATTATTGGTCCATGTGGTGTGTGCCAACAATAACTCAATTGATGATGTGTGCAGCACAAGGCATATGCGAGCTTCGGTTTTTTCAAGAGGGTTGGCTTAGAGAACTATGTTTGTTGTACCGAAGCACCTCAAAATTTTTAAGAGAATACGTATACAACATTCAACAGAAAACCACACCTAAAATCTATCAAATGTAACTATATAATGTAATCAACAAcatcaaacaatatttttttatcagcgTTTTAGAAACTATCGTTTTAAATGTCCAAAAATACTACGTAGCCAAGATGCTTTATTCTGTTTCCACTAAGTATATATAGTGTATAaacatatcaatatatatttacatcatTATCAACGGCATCCGCAAGATGTTAATTTTTCCCCCTCATCTAGAAATTACGCTCTATGTCCATATGGCACACCAAAGATTTCTGTGTTTCTTTCCCGAGAAATCGGTCACATGAAAGGATTCAAGTGTTCCGTTCGGACATCAGGGAAGAACGATCGAGGATCAGAAAAGACCAAAGCATATGGTGCAGCAAAAGCATTGCGTATGCCCACGATCTGCAGCAGCTGCAAGCGCCGGTCGCTCTTACGCTATCTCACTCTCGGAGACGGGTGGCCAGCGGCCGGGCCAGCCCAGTCCGACCCCGGCCGCGGCGACTGGCCGTAaccgtgcgcgccgccgccgccgccgccccgtgccGCGGGACGCGGGGACGCCGAGCCgggggcgccaccgccgctgccgcccctgGACATGGACTCGATCTcctcgaggacggcgacgacctccCTCATGGAGGGCCGGTTCttgtggtcggcggcgaggcacCGGAGCGTGAGCTGCGCCGCACGCTGCGCGCCCCTGGACGAGTACTGCCCCTCGAGGCGCGGGTCCATGAGCCGAGCCAGCTTCCGGCGGTCGGACAGGAATGGCTTGGCCCAGTCCACCAGGTGGTGCTGCCCGCTGGGCCGCCCGGCGTCGAGCGCGCGGAGCCCCGTCAGGAGCTCCAGCAGCACGACGCCGAAGCCGTACACGTCGCTCTTCACGTACAGGTGGCCCGTCGCCACGTACTCCGGCGCCGCGTAGCCGTAGGTGCCCATCACGCGGGTCGTCACGTGGCTgctgccgccggccggcccgtcCTTGGCGAGCCCGAAGTCGGAGAGCTTCGCGTGGAATTGCTGCACGTACGCATGATCAATCCGCGAGGAAAAGGAGATGATCGAGTTAGACGACGGCGTGTACTCtggcgggaggcggcagcgTGCAGGGCGTTACCGTgtcgaggaggatgttggaGGCCTTGAAGTCTCGGTAGATGACGTGCTTCTCCGACGAGTGGAGGAACGCCAGCCCGCGGGCCGCGCCGATGGCGATGCGCAGCCGGAGGCTCCACGACAGCGGCTGCTGAGGCGACGCGCTTCCGCCCTCTGGTTGACACAAAAAGATTGTCATTTTTCAGCTCTCGTTCTACCGTTCAGTTACAGTGTGTTCAGAAAAATTCTGGTTTGATTTTCCGATGCCAGCTTTGCAATCCAATAATGAAGTAAATTCCATTGTCATTCCAATTCCAACCTGGCAACCCAattatatctatatatctatactCTTCATATCAAGCTAGCTTTTGATACTCTATTCACCTGTATAAATTATGCACTATCAGTTGACTCTGTTCTCAGAACATCCACTAATCCCCTCTCCATGTGAAGCAGAACAATGATCTCAATTTGTCCCCTTGTGACCACCATCAGGCATCGTTAATTAGCAGCCCAAGTCAAGTTGTCAGCTCTTAATAATCATGGCCATACCGTCATGGATCTGAAAGCACCATGAAACCTTTTGTCTTAAAGTTTACTTACTGCGTGGCTCACTTCTGAAGAGGTGGTTCTCCAAGCTGCCTTGGGCCATGTACTCGTACACAAGCAGTAGCTCCTTGTCCTCCCAGCAGTAGCCCAGTAGCCTCACCAGGTTGGGATGTGAAAGTCTCCCCAGAAAATTCACCTCGGACTGCAAACAAATTCGTTAACGACACAGTGGAAAAgccaaaaagaagaagagaaaaacaaCAGTCGCATCAGCACCCGACGTGCCGACCACTAAACATGCACACTGCCTACTGACGAACCATTGCATGAACATTTTAATACCAACAAGATCAACACCATTTCTTCATCAATCACAAGGTGGCATCCCATTTTGTCAGCGAAGAAAGATTTGACTCATGCATCTCAGATTATGACGGGAACGCGTCCATGCGTCGGGGAACTAAGGACCAATCGTAATTTATGCTTCGCATGAGAATGTGATGAGATCAAGAGGGCTAAATCATTTAGTCGCGGATTCTACAAAGTTATTGTTCTTTTGATCATGGTTTATTTGACGAAAAGAAATATCACGCACCTGCCATTCTTGCACGCCCTGTAAGCTCTCCGGATCGAGCTTCTTGACGGCGACGGCCATGCCGGAGCCGCTCCGCGCGGGGCTCATGGTCCTCTCGTCCACCCACCCCTTGTGCACCCGCCCGAACCCGCCCTCGCCGAGGACGGTGTCCGCCTTGAAGTTCCTCGTGGCGGCCCTGAGCTCGGCGAACGTGAAGATCCGGAGGTTGGGCGCCTCCAGGATCCTCCCCTCCGCgctggcgtcgccgccggcgttcgTCCGGCCTCCACCACCAGCCACCGATCGCCCGCCGCCGGTGCTTGTGGCTGTGGCCTGGCTCGGCAACTTACCAGTTGGTGGCCGCCCTGGGCTCATCGCGACGCGTGCATTGGGCTGCGCGATCGCGACCATGACCGGTCTCGCCATTGCCGCTGCAAAAGAG of the Oryza sativa Japonica Group chromosome 2, ASM3414082v1 genome contains:
- the LOC4330270 gene encoding probable serine/threonine-protein kinase PIX13; the encoded protein is MGNCFGSDDGEVEAVKVMARHALPQAAMARPVMVAIAQPNARVAMSPGRPPTGKLPSQATATSTGGGRSVAGGGGRTNAGGDASAEGRILEAPNLRIFTFAELRAATRNFKADTVLGEGGFGRVHKGWVDERTMSPARSGSGMAVAVKKLDPESLQGVQEWQSEVNFLGRLSHPNLVRLLGYCWEDKELLLVYEYMAQGSLENHLFRSEPRKGGSASPQQPLSWSLRLRIAIGAARGLAFLHSSEKHVIYRDFKASNILLDTQFHAKLSDFGLAKDGPAGGSSHVTTRVMGTYGYAAPEYVATGHLYVKSDVYGFGVVLLELLTGLRALDAGRPSGQHHLVDWAKPFLSDRRKLARLMDPRLEGQYSSRGAQRAAQLTLRCLAADHKNRPSMREVVAVLEEIESMSRGGSGGGAPGSASPRPAARGGGGGGAHGYGQSPRPGSDWAGPAAGHPSPRVR